A stretch of Sebastes fasciatus isolate fSebFas1 chromosome 19, fSebFas1.pri, whole genome shotgun sequence DNA encodes these proteins:
- the crybb1 gene encoding beta-crystallin B1 has protein sequence MSQTAKSASSQGTDAKDKGAPAPAASSKATKTGEPGMGSYRIMMFDQENFQGRMIEVQNECMNVCDRGMDRVRSIIVECGPFVAFEQTNFRGEMFILEKGEYPRWDTWSNSYRSDCLMSLRPVRMDSMEHKICLYELSDFKGNKMEIQEDDVPTLWAHGFCDRVGSVRVPGGAWVGYQYPGYRGYQYLFECGDYRHYNDFCAFQPQIQSMRRIRDMQFHQRGCFTFTSASK, from the exons ATGTCTCAGACCGCCAAGTCCGCCTCCAGCCAGGGCACCGATGCCAAGGACAAGGGAGCCCCAGCTCCAGCTGCCTCCAGCAAGGCCACCAAGACCGGAGAGCCCGGCATGGGATCCTACAGA ATCATGATGTTCGACCAGGAGAACTTCCAGGGCAGGATGATCGAGGTCCAGAATGAGTGTATGAACGTGTGTGACCGTGGCATGGATAGAGTGCGTAGTATCATTGTGGAGTGCGGCCC CTTTGTTGCCTTTGAGCAGACTAACTTCCGTGGGGAGATGTTCATCCTGGAGAAGGGAGAGTATCCTCGCTGGGATACCTGGAGCAACTCCTACCGCAGCGACTGCCTCATGTCCCTCAGGCCCGTCCGCAtg GACAGCATGGAGCACAAGATCTGCCTGTATGAGCTCTCCGACTTCAAGGGCAACAAGATGGAGATCCAGGAGGATGATGTGCCCACCCTCTGGGCGCATGGCTTCTGCGACAGAGTGGGCAGCGTGAGGGTCCCCGGAGGAGC GTGGGTGGGTTACCAGTACCCTGGATACAGAGGCTACCAGTACCTGTTTGAGTGCGGTGACTACAGACACTACAACGACTTCTGCGCCTTCCAGCCCCAGATCCAGTCCATGCGTCGTATCAGGGACATGCAGTTCCACCAGAGAGGATGCTTCACCTTCACCTCCGCCAGCAAGTGA